In one Nicotiana tomentosiformis chromosome 6, ASM39032v3, whole genome shotgun sequence genomic region, the following are encoded:
- the LOC104119878 gene encoding ras-related protein Rab-2-B-like: MAYEYLMKFIIVGETGVGKTCLLNQFTEKRFNPVYDVTIGAEYGSKIITIDNKPIKLQIWDTAGQEKFRSVTKSYYRGAAGALLVYDVTKRHTFEQLSNWLEDVRQHGDPKLMTVTVVGNKCDVGENVRAVNAEEGEEFAKSNGCLFIEASAETAVNVEAAFEITAERIYGKIENGDFEDRSPRIRIGSGSENGNGAAASKRLNCSCGWRRC, encoded by the coding sequence ATGGCGTACGAGTACCTAATGAAGTTCATAATAGTGGGCGAAACGGGAGTAGGAAAAACCTGCCTTCTAAATCAGTTCACAGAAAAGCGGTTCAATCCGGTTTACGACGTCACAATCGGAGCCGAATACGGGTCCAAAATAATCACCATCGATAACAAGCCAATAAAGCTGCAAATATGGGACACAGCAGGACAGGAGAAGTTCCGATCAGTCACGAAATCGTATTACAGAGGCGCTGCGGGGGCTTTGCTAGTTTACGATGTGACTAAAAGGCACACTTTCGAGCAGCTCTCGAATTGGCTGGAGGATGTACGGCAACATGGCGATCCGAAATTAAtgacagtaacggtggtaggaaACAAGTGTGACGTTGGAGAAAATGTTAGGGCTGTTAATGCAGAGGAAGGCGAGGAATTCGCGAAGAGTAACGGATGTTTGTTCATTGAAGCTTCGGCTGAAACGGCGGTGAATGTGGAGGCGGCGTTTGAAATCACGGCGGAGAGAATATATGGGAAAATAGAAAACGGCGATTTTGAGGATAGATCTCCCAGAATTAGGATTGGAAGTGGGAGTGAGAATGGCAATGGAGCTGCTGCTTCTAAAAGACTCAACTGTTCATGTGGTTGGCGCCGTTGttaa